Proteins co-encoded in one Synergistes jonesii genomic window:
- a CDS encoding glycyl-radical enzyme activating protein, whose translation MSKPGIIFDIKRYSIHDGPGTRTTVHFKGCPLSCWWCHNPESRSAAPALLFRDEKCIACGSCVKACPRHAVSVRNGALVTDEGLCVGCGACCDACPAEARELCGRPCTVDELMPQLAKDEIFFREGGGVTFSGGEPLMQPEFLIEALDACGRVGYHRAIDTSGFAGKSVILETAKRADIFLYDIKHMDPGRHKEFTGVDNAVILENLVAISEAGAKINVRVPFMPGLNSGDENIKATGSFVSRLKGVVGVNILPYHTVAKGKHDRWHMDYRLNDLLPPTDAQTHHAAGILESFGLKVHIGG comes from the coding sequence TTGAGTAAACCGGGGATTATCTTCGATATCAAGAGATATTCCATTCACGACGGCCCAGGGACGCGCACTACGGTGCACTTCAAAGGCTGCCCGCTGTCGTGCTGGTGGTGCCATAATCCCGAGAGCCGGTCTGCCGCCCCCGCTCTGCTCTTCCGCGACGAAAAATGTATCGCGTGCGGTTCCTGCGTCAAGGCCTGTCCCCGGCACGCCGTTTCCGTTCGAAACGGCGCCCTCGTTACCGACGAGGGGCTCTGCGTCGGCTGCGGTGCGTGCTGCGACGCGTGCCCCGCGGAAGCCCGTGAGCTCTGCGGTCGTCCCTGTACGGTCGACGAGCTGATGCCGCAGCTTGCAAAGGACGAAATATTCTTCCGCGAAGGAGGCGGCGTAACCTTCTCCGGAGGCGAGCCGCTGATGCAGCCGGAATTTCTGATCGAAGCGCTTGACGCGTGTGGCAGGGTCGGCTATCATCGCGCGATAGACACGAGCGGCTTCGCGGGGAAGAGCGTGATCCTCGAAACGGCGAAGCGCGCGGATATCTTTCTCTACGATATAAAACATATGGATCCGGGCAGGCATAAAGAATTTACCGGCGTCGACAACGCGGTGATACTTGAAAATCTGGTTGCGATATCCGAGGCCGGCGCGAAAATAAACGTCCGCGTCCCCTTCATGCCGGGGCTGAACAGCGGCGACGAAAACATTAAGGCGACGGGCAGCTTCGTCTCGCGGCTGAAAGGAGTGGTCGGCGTCAACATCCTGCCTTACCACACGGTGGCGAAGGGCAAGCACGACCGTTGGCACATGGATTACAGGCTGAACGACCTGCTGCCGCCGACGGACGCCCAGACCCATCACGCGGCGGGGATACTCGAAAGCTTCGGACTAAAGGTGCACATCGGCGGTTGA
- a CDS encoding GntR family transcriptional regulator, with translation MPCESQFTLKSLREQVYDYLRVQMNEGKIRPGSFLNLNDISRELGMSRTPLRDALFQLEAEGFITIFPRRGVVVNALTLEKIRNIYEMLGALESATLLLVAVRFHDGDAEAMEKLNQQMAKALEQNNFSLFYEDNLKFHNTYLDLSDNQEMLHAIKIRKERLYDFPRSKAFVKEWELHSVVEHQTMVDLLKEHDFNGAADFIRDVHWSFSVQERFIRKYYFAKHIDLDVSEEGGKKVE, from the coding sequence ATGCCGTGCGAATCGCAGTTCACGCTGAAATCTCTGAGGGAGCAGGTCTATGATTACCTTCGCGTACAGATGAACGAGGGAAAGATACGTCCTGGCTCTTTCCTCAACCTGAACGATATAAGCAGGGAGCTCGGCATGAGTCGGACGCCGCTGCGCGACGCCCTGTTCCAGCTCGAAGCGGAGGGCTTCATCACGATCTTCCCGAGGCGCGGAGTAGTCGTGAACGCGCTGACGTTGGAAAAGATACGCAATATATACGAAATGCTCGGAGCGCTCGAATCGGCGACGCTGCTGCTCGTCGCGGTGCGCTTCCACGACGGCGACGCCGAAGCTATGGAGAAGCTGAACCAGCAGATGGCGAAGGCTCTCGAACAGAACAACTTTTCTCTCTTCTACGAAGACAACCTGAAATTTCACAACACCTATCTCGATCTTTCCGACAACCAGGAGATGCTGCATGCGATAAAGATACGCAAGGAACGCCTTTACGATTTCCCGAGAAGCAAAGCGTTCGTCAAGGAGTGGGAGCTCCATTCCGTCGTAGAGCATCAGACGATGGTCGATTTGCTCAAGGAGCACGACTTCAACGGTGCGGCGGACTTCATCCGCGACGTCCACTGGTCGTTCTCGGTGCAGGAGCGCTTCATACGCAAATATTATTTCGCAAAGCATATAGACCTCGACGTATCCGAAGAAGGGGGAAAAAAAGTTGAGTAA
- a CDS encoding DEAD/DEAH box helicase, with product MTEEYQGSFSDFNLKPTLLRAIERKGFEHPMPVQTAVLEDDGLLDNDVIVQAKTGSGKTLAFALPLLNIADAQEREPQILVLSPTRELAQQTAREFAWLGADLGVRVATLVGGLDMERQIRALRDGAAVIVGTPGRVLDHIRRGTLRTEDIHSVVLDEGDHMLDMGFRDEMEAILEAVGSVDRTWLFSATMPDEVLSLAKNYLDAPKKISLVADITAHSEISQRAYIIPSRKRFEGLTNVLIWENPSRSLIFCGTKAETQDIADRLCDNGFRATAIHGDMSQRERNNALSALRGGRVAILVATDVAARGLDIDAVSHVIQYGMPQNLEAFVHRSGRTGRAGHEGSNLILLTSREAHQFKGMIAHSGSKLKLEWMPAPDAAEIEGQSRIRFENNILEHALESNEFDEWAHELLSREEAPTLVAGLLAKAYGDQPSGYSIREDVQAEMDREKGRRNEGRGRGERGDRFRRADMTGGVAVQFSQGRSDGWEVGPLLGSLCRCLGIGREDVGNIKLRDSSATVELSQRGAEMLDARKERLARDGLVAASVRPASGERRDSARGDRKPQRSERSFFRERERDREFRHGKQRDREREAQRGVRKRFAKKD from the coding sequence ATGACTGAGGAATATCAGGGAAGTTTTTCGGATTTCAATTTAAAGCCTACGCTGCTCAGGGCCATCGAACGCAAGGGCTTCGAGCATCCGATGCCCGTGCAGACGGCCGTGCTCGAGGACGATGGGCTGCTCGACAACGACGTAATAGTGCAGGCGAAGACGGGGTCGGGCAAGACGCTCGCTTTCGCGCTGCCGCTTCTGAACATAGCCGACGCCCAGGAAAGGGAGCCGCAGATTCTCGTGCTCTCTCCGACGCGCGAGCTCGCCCAGCAGACGGCGCGCGAATTCGCGTGGCTCGGCGCCGACCTCGGAGTGAGGGTGGCGACGCTCGTCGGCGGACTCGACATGGAGCGGCAGATTCGCGCGCTTCGCGACGGCGCCGCGGTGATAGTCGGGACGCCTGGGCGCGTGCTCGACCATATACGCCGCGGCACGCTCCGGACGGAGGATATACACAGCGTCGTATTAGACGAAGGGGACCACATGCTCGACATGGGATTCCGAGACGAGATGGAGGCGATACTCGAAGCAGTCGGCAGCGTCGACCGCACGTGGCTCTTCTCAGCTACGATGCCGGACGAGGTGCTCTCTCTGGCGAAGAACTATCTCGACGCACCGAAGAAAATATCTCTCGTAGCGGATATCACGGCGCACAGCGAAATCTCGCAGCGCGCCTATATCATCCCGTCGCGAAAACGCTTCGAGGGGCTCACCAACGTGCTCATTTGGGAGAATCCGAGCAGGTCGCTGATTTTCTGCGGCACTAAGGCCGAGACTCAGGATATAGCGGACAGGCTGTGCGACAACGGCTTCCGCGCGACGGCGATACACGGCGACATGAGCCAGCGCGAGCGCAACAACGCGCTCTCGGCTCTGCGCGGCGGCAGGGTCGCGATACTCGTAGCGACCGACGTCGCCGCCCGCGGCCTCGACATCGACGCCGTGAGCCACGTCATCCAGTACGGTATGCCGCAGAATCTGGAAGCGTTCGTCCACAGGAGCGGCCGCACCGGCCGCGCCGGGCACGAGGGGAGCAACCTCATACTGCTCACGTCGCGCGAGGCCCATCAGTTCAAGGGAATGATCGCGCACTCCGGCTCTAAGCTTAAGCTTGAGTGGATGCCCGCGCCGGACGCGGCGGAGATAGAGGGGCAGTCGCGGATACGCTTTGAGAACAACATCTTAGAGCACGCGCTCGAATCGAACGAATTCGACGAGTGGGCGCATGAGCTGCTCTCGCGCGAAGAAGCGCCGACGCTGGTGGCGGGTCTGCTCGCAAAGGCCTACGGCGACCAGCCCTCCGGCTATTCGATACGCGAGGACGTACAGGCGGAGATGGACCGCGAAAAGGGACGCAGAAATGAAGGAAGGGGGCGCGGTGAACGCGGAGACCGCTTCAGACGCGCCGATATGACCGGCGGCGTCGCGGTGCAGTTTTCGCAGGGACGCAGCGACGGCTGGGAGGTCGGGCCGCTGCTCGGCTCGCTCTGCCGCTGTCTCGGAATCGGGCGCGAGGACGTCGGCAACATAAAACTGCGCGACTCCAGCGCGACCGTCGAGCTTTCGCAGCGCGGCGCGGAAATGCTTGACGCGCGCAAAGAACGCCTCGCGCGCGACGGGCTCGTAGCGGCTTCCGTAAGGCCGGCCTCCGGCGAGAGGCGCGATTCGGCGCGCGGAGACAGAAAACCTCAGCGCAGCGAGCGCTCGTTCTTCAGAGAAAGGGAGCGCGACCGCGAATTTCGCCACGGAAAACAGCGCGACAGGGAGAGGGAAGCACAGCGCGGCGTAAGAAAGCGCTTCGCTAAGAAAGACTGA
- a CDS encoding MGMT family protein, translating to MTSFFERVYEIVKEIPRGSVASYGQIAFMTGAPHCARHVGWAMRRAPEELPCHRVIMADGSFARGVDGERFRSLLSAEGVTFLPDGRVDMRKNRWRGR from the coding sequence ATGACTTCCTTTTTCGAACGCGTCTACGAAATCGTAAAGGAAATTCCGCGCGGCAGCGTCGCCTCCTACGGGCAGATCGCCTTTATGACAGGTGCGCCGCACTGCGCGCGCCACGTCGGCTGGGCGATGCGCCGCGCGCCGGAGGAACTGCCCTGCCACCGCGTGATAATGGCGGACGGCTCTTTCGCACGCGGCGTCGACGGCGAGCGCTTTCGTTCGCTGCTCTCCGCAGAAGGCGTGACTTTCCTGCCCGACGGGCGCGTAGATATGAGAAAAAACAGATGGAGGGGCAGATGA
- a CDS encoding 2-oxoacid:acceptor oxidoreductase family protein, protein MNKTVEVRWHGRGGQGAKSASAVLAEVLFEEGKYVQAFPEYGAERQGAPIRAYNRVSDAPIRRRCGVQNPNIVVVVDPTMVESANPTEGSAEDALYIVNSGENAKKLRSRLGVTSKARVLVVNATKITLEELGQNRPNAPILGALSNVFTEVPVEAFVNHFTNKMKTLPAKTLEANRRAILRGRDEAVFA, encoded by the coding sequence ATGAACAAGACGGTAGAAGTAAGATGGCACGGACGCGGCGGACAGGGCGCGAAGAGCGCCTCGGCGGTACTCGCCGAGGTTTTGTTCGAAGAGGGAAAGTACGTACAGGCATTCCCGGAATACGGTGCAGAGCGCCAGGGCGCGCCGATCCGCGCATACAATAGGGTTTCCGACGCTCCGATACGCCGCCGCTGCGGCGTGCAGAACCCGAATATCGTCGTCGTTGTCGATCCGACGATGGTCGAGAGCGCCAACCCAACGGAAGGCTCGGCCGAAGACGCACTCTATATAGTCAACAGCGGCGAAAACGCGAAGAAGCTCCGCAGCCGCCTCGGCGTCACCTCGAAGGCGCGCGTACTCGTGGTGAACGCTACGAAGATAACTCTCGAAGAACTCGGCCAGAACAGGCCGAATGCCCCGATCTTGGGCGCCCTTTCGAACGTTTTCACGGAGGTCCCCGTGGAGGCCTTCGTAAACCATTTTACAAACAAAATGAAAACGCTCCCCGCAAAGACGCTCGAAGCAAACCGCAGAGCGATACTCCGCGGACGCGACGAGGCCGTCTTCGCATGA
- a CDS encoding 4Fe-4S binding protein codes for MSKPQSWQEVPPGTVAFGASALKVQTGLWRSSRPVVDAAKCVSCLKCWIQCPDDSIALGSGGKVEGINLFFCKGCGLCAKVCPAGAISMHPESGFAHEEQKGGEHPGEVGAHVK; via the coding sequence ATGAGCAAACCACAAAGTTGGCAGGAGGTCCCGCCGGGCACCGTGGCCTTCGGGGCTTCCGCCCTCAAGGTTCAGACCGGGCTGTGGCGCTCCTCGCGCCCGGTAGTAGACGCCGCGAAATGCGTCTCCTGCCTCAAATGCTGGATTCAATGCCCCGACGACTCGATAGCACTCGGCTCAGGCGGCAAAGTCGAAGGGATAAACCTCTTTTTCTGCAAGGGCTGCGGCCTCTGCGCCAAGGTATGTCCCGCTGGCGCGATATCGATGCACCCCGAGAGCGGCTTCGCTCACGAAGAACAGAAGGGCGGAGAACATCCGGGGGAGGTCGGCGCCCATGTCAAATAA
- the porA gene encoding pyruvate ferredoxin oxidoreductase codes for MSNKIKVMTSGNLAFAEAMRQIDPDVVAAYPITPSTEIPMKFADFVANGRVTSEYIAVESEHSAISACVGASAAGARVMTASSANGVALMHEIFPIAASFRAPIVFGLVNRSLGAPVNIHCDHSDSMPERDSGWIQIYCEDAQEVYDSVLLAVRLAEDPRVLTPVFVCQDGFITSHCYEAVELLSDETVKNFVGERTPQYPLLDTDAPVSYGSFTMSEYYFEIKRNQMEGMNNVLSVYAELAAELERETGRNYRPVENYRADDADYLIVVMSSAAGVVKDVVDELREEGVKAGALRVRFFRPFPREELASLAKGKRGVAVLDRSASIGGTAPLSSEVKSALYALDMRVPVQEYIFGLGGRDLYAKDARAVFEKMIAGDYSEEVRFIGLLEKDD; via the coding sequence ATGTCAAATAAAATAAAGGTGATGACCTCCGGCAATCTGGCATTCGCCGAAGCGATGCGCCAGATAGATCCCGACGTCGTAGCCGCGTACCCTATTACGCCGTCGACGGAGATCCCCATGAAGTTTGCGGATTTTGTCGCGAACGGCAGGGTCACTTCAGAATATATAGCGGTAGAGAGCGAACACTCGGCTATCTCGGCCTGTGTAGGCGCGTCGGCGGCGGGAGCGCGTGTGATGACCGCTTCTTCCGCGAACGGCGTTGCGCTGATGCATGAAATATTCCCGATCGCGGCCTCTTTCCGCGCGCCGATAGTCTTCGGCCTCGTCAACCGCTCTCTCGGGGCACCGGTCAATATACACTGCGACCATTCGGACAGCATGCCGGAGCGCGACTCCGGCTGGATACAGATATACTGCGAGGACGCGCAGGAAGTCTACGATTCCGTGCTGCTCGCGGTGCGCCTCGCCGAAGACCCGCGCGTGCTGACGCCGGTCTTCGTCTGTCAGGACGGCTTTATCACGAGCCACTGCTATGAAGCAGTCGAACTTCTTTCCGACGAGACGGTAAAAAACTTCGTCGGCGAACGCACGCCCCAATATCCGCTGCTCGACACCGATGCCCCCGTATCCTACGGCTCGTTCACGATGTCGGAATATTACTTCGAGATAAAGCGCAATCAGATGGAGGGGATGAACAACGTACTTTCCGTCTACGCGGAGCTCGCGGCAGAGCTTGAAAGAGAGACGGGGAGGAACTACCGTCCCGTTGAAAATTATCGCGCCGACGATGCCGATTATCTCATAGTGGTCATGTCTTCGGCGGCGGGCGTCGTCAAGGACGTCGTAGACGAGCTGCGCGAAGAGGGAGTCAAAGCCGGCGCGCTGCGCGTCAGATTCTTCCGCCCATTTCCGCGCGAGGAACTCGCCTCCCTCGCGAAGGGCAAGCGCGGCGTTGCGGTGTTAGACAGAAGCGCGAGCATCGGCGGCACAGCGCCGCTTTCTTCGGAAGTAAAATCCGCCCTCTACGCCCTTGATATGCGCGTGCCCGTGCAGGAATACATCTTCGGCCTCGGCGGGCGCGACCTATACGCGAAGGACGCGCGCGCGGTATTTGAAAAGATGATAGCCGGCGACTACAGCGAAGAGGTGCGCTTCATCGGCCTGCTGGAAAAGGATGACTAA
- a CDS encoding thiamine pyrophosphate-dependent enzyme — protein sequence MSALNIKDLTKKENPLTQGHRMCPGCGAPTAIRQALMGVGCPVVVVGATGCMEVSTTVYPYSAWRVPFMHIAFENAGAGISGVETAYRVLRRKGKIGKEIKFIAFGGDGGTYDIGLQSLSGALERWHDFTYICYNNQGYMNTGAQRSSATPLAANATTSPAGSASFGKLQRAKDLTEIVAAHNIPYVAQTSLHNPFDLIAKVKSAVETPGPAFVNVLVPCPLFWKIDASEQADICKLAVDSKFWPVYEVADGKYSLSYEPKRPRTIEEFLRAQGRYSHLFKKGSERLDLVEEAQRDADESWAKLLEKCGR from the coding sequence ATGAGCGCGCTTAACATAAAAGATCTGACGAAAAAAGAAAATCCGCTTACGCAGGGGCACCGCATGTGTCCTGGCTGCGGCGCGCCCACAGCGATACGCCAGGCTCTGATGGGCGTCGGCTGCCCAGTCGTAGTGGTAGGCGCCACCGGCTGCATGGAAGTCTCTACGACTGTCTACCCCTACAGCGCTTGGAGGGTGCCCTTCATGCACATCGCTTTTGAAAACGCCGGCGCCGGCATCTCAGGCGTCGAGACCGCCTACAGGGTGCTGCGCAGAAAAGGAAAAATCGGCAAAGAGATAAAATTTATAGCCTTCGGCGGCGACGGCGGCACATACGACATCGGGCTGCAGTCGCTCTCCGGCGCACTCGAGCGCTGGCACGACTTCACATACATCTGCTACAACAACCAGGGCTACATGAACACCGGCGCGCAGCGCTCCAGCGCGACGCCCCTCGCCGCCAACGCAACGACCTCCCCCGCCGGCAGCGCATCCTTCGGCAAGCTGCAGCGCGCGAAAGACCTGACGGAAATCGTCGCCGCGCACAACATCCCGTACGTCGCGCAGACCTCGCTGCACAACCCCTTCGACCTCATAGCTAAAGTCAAGAGCGCCGTCGAGACGCCGGGGCCGGCCTTCGTCAACGTCCTCGTGCCGTGCCCTCTGTTCTGGAAGATAGACGCGTCGGAGCAGGCTGACATATGCAAGCTCGCGGTCGACAGCAAATTCTGGCCCGTCTACGAGGTGGCAGACGGCAAATACTCGCTCTCCTACGAGCCGAAGCGGCCGCGCACGATAGAGGAATTCCTACGCGCGCAGGGGCGCTATTCCCACCTCTTCAAAAAAGGCTCGGAACGCCTCGACCTCGTCGAAGAGGCGCAGCGCGACGCGGACGAAAGCTGGGCGAAGCTGCTCGAAAAGTGCGGCAGATAA